From Etheostoma cragini isolate CJK2018 chromosome 10, CSU_Ecrag_1.0, whole genome shotgun sequence, the proteins below share one genomic window:
- the hopx gene encoding homeodomain-only protein, giving the protein MTSKAMECMKLSEEQIKVLEDSFKKVSKYPDGTTLMLIAAECGLSEEETQKWFKLRNAQWRQAEGLPAELGSVLD; this is encoded by the exons ATGACTTCCAAAGCGATGGAGTGTATGAAGCTGTCGGAGGAACAGATCAAGGTGCTGGAGGACAGTTTCAAAAAAGTCAGCAAGTATCCGGACGGAACGACGCTCATGTTGATCGCTGCGGAGTGCGGGCTGTCAGAGGAGGAAACACAA AAATGGTTCAAGCTACGCAACGCACAGTGGAGGCAGGCGGAGGGTCTTCCGGCTGAACTCGGATCAGTGTTGGACTGA